The sequence below is a genomic window from Oscillospiraceae bacterium.
CCGGACGCGGCGCCTCTTTCACGGTTTCTTCGGGCTTGCGGTTTTTGGGGGGTCTGCCTCTGCGCTTGGGCGGCTGTGCAGACAAACCGGTATTCTCACGCTCGAACTGCGCGCCCGCGAGCGTGTCATGAATTACCGGCGCACCGGTATTGTTCTTTTTTTCCTGATTCATTTTCTATGATCCTTTCGCGTTGGGATACAACGATACAAATTTAATCTATATAATGCGGTTCATGCCTCGCCGCATAATACCAAAATTCACGCGAAAACACGAATTCAGACCACAGCCGTGGAAGTTCGAGTCGGACAAATTTCAATTCTGTCTCGCGCATGATTAATCTTACACCTCCCCCAATAGATTGTCAAGCTGTTTTTCTTGACATTTTTCGCCGCCCTGTTATAATTTTCGTAATATTACGGGAGGAAGGGTACAAATGCGACTTCCAAAACGCGCCCTGCGGCAAAATCCCCTGTTCAAAATCCTTGCACCCTTTTTCTTTGCCGGGGTTTTGCTCTCACCCGCGCTGCTGGCGTTTGACTCAACGCTGTCAGGTTCATTGGCCATGCAGATGGGCGGCAACAGCGAAATCGTCGGGTTTCAAAGCACGGCCGTGTCGGTCTCTTCGCTGGCGGCTTTGGCGGGACCTTTTTTGATCGCAAAACTCAATTCCGCCAAAAAGACGCTTTTGTTAGGGTTTCTCGGCGTTTTCATGGCTGTACTCGGTTCTGCGGCCGTCACGGCGTTTTGCTTTAATGTCACCGGCGCCTGGCTGCTCAATGCGCTGATCTTTATCTACGGCCTTTTTTATTCAGGTCTGGCCTGTACCGGTTCCGCAGCGCTGACCAAAGCCAATATCCCTTCTTCTGCATTTACCGTCTTCAGTCCGATCCAGATTGCGGCGGCATTCGTGCTGTCGGCGGCGTTGACTTATGCCATGAAGCTGATGATCAACGACGGCGGTATGAGCGGACAGCACACTTATCTGATTATTTTCGGAATCTCAGCTGTCCTGATCGCTGCGATTCTGGCCATCTACAACTTCTCCAAAGTCAAGGACAGCACGCCCCAAGCCTCGGATACGCCGATCGCCTCCAAACAGTACTTCGGCGAGTTGAAATCCGCTTTTAAAACCAAAAAGGCCTTTCTGTTTTCATTTTATGCCCTGCTTTTCGTGGTGATTTGGATCTCACGCGGCCTGTATGTCAGTATCGGCTACGAAACCGATTTCGAGACCATGACGAATCTGTATCAAAGCGCCGTCACCGTATCGATGATCGTCAAGGCCGTGGGATTCTTCGCTTTGGGATTCGCGGCCAAACGTTGGGGAAATCGCGCCGTTTTAACCGTTTTAGCCGGATTCTATGTGCTGCTGCCGCTGTTTGCGATATTACTGCCCTTCAAAGCTTATTCTGTCGTAATAGTGCTTTCAAATACCACCACGATGTCCAGTGTTTTTTTGGTAAATCAGCTTTTTTCCGATTCAAAAGAGCAAAACTATCCCGTACGCTTTGTTATTTTCTCGCTTTTACGGCTGCCCGTATCGCTTGTAATGCCCGCAGTCGGCAAGCTCGCGGAGATTTCGCCTCAAATTTTCGAATACGCCGTCTTCGCCTTATCTGTTTTGCTGTTCGCGCTGTTGCTCATTGATCTTGCCCGCGATAAAAAAGAATACCACGGCGTCCCTTACCGAAAACGCCCGATCCTGTAGGGGTCGGCATCAAAGCCGCCCTGATAGGCGGCATGACGACCCGCCATTGTTGTGGGGAGCGACGACCCGGCGCTCCGGCGAGCAATGCCCGCTCACAATATACGCACTAAAATCCGCGAACCGTTCGCCGAATCATCCACGCTTCCAACCTTGGTGTTTCTCTGCAGGGGCGCACCTTGTTTCCTGTTTCCGTCTTTGCAGAGGAAAAGCGCGAGGTACAGCCTCACGCCTGAACGAGCAATTCAGAAACGAAGTTTCCGATTCCCCATCCCGGTCTGGATTGCCGTGGGGCTGAAGCCCCTCGCAATGACAATTGAACATTTTCGAAAGGAGCCCAATATGCGCCTATTTGTCGCCGTCCATTTTTCCCCGGAGATCAAAACCGTTTTGCTCTCTGCCATTGAAGACCTGCGCCGTCAAAGCGCGGGCAATTTCACACGCCCCGAAAACCTGCATCTGACTTTGGTTTTCATCGGCGAGAGTGACCGCATCTCCGAGGCCAAAAACGCACTCTCCGCCGTTCAAAGCGCACCGTTCGAGCTGACCGTCGGCGGGGCGGGGAAGTTCGGCGACCTCTGGTGGGCGGGTATCGACAAAAACCCAGCGCTAAACACACTTGCAGCTTCGGTGCGCGCCGAACTCACCAAACGAAATTTCGATATTGACCCGAAACCGTTTCGGGCGCATATCACCTTAGCCCGGGAATTGCGCGAAAAGAACATCAAATTGGACGTCTCGCCCGCCGCTATGACGGTCAGCCGCATCTCCTTAATGCGTTCCGACCGCATCAACGGCAAGCTTACCTATACCGAAGTTTTCGGAAAGCCGCTTGACGGCATCGGATAATCCGAAAAACAAGCGAATACAAAATTATTCATGATTGGGGATATAACCATATGAAAAAACGCATTTTTTCCACGCTGTTCTGTCTTCTCCTCTTGCCACTCCTGTTCTCCGGCTGTTCCTCCGGACCCGAACTCCCAAACAGAGAAATCGCCGTGCTCTTCACGAACGACGTACACTGTGCCGTCGACGATGCGATCGGATACGCGGGTGTCGCTGCATACAGATCCGAACTCGAGTCCGCCGGTATCGAAACGATACTCGTCGATGTCGGCGATGCAATCCAGGGCGCTCCGATCGGCGCGTTTTCAAAAGGCGAGAATATTATCAGTATCATGAACGCGCTGGGTTATGCGGCCATGGTACCCGGCAATCACGAGTTCGACTACGGAGTGGACAACCTCGTCGCTTTATCCAAAGAAGCGGATTTCCCGTTTGTCTCGCTCAATCTTGTCGATTCCGCGACCGGCGAAACGGTCTTTGAGCCCTATACCGTCGTGGAATACGCCGGCGTAAAAATCGCATTTATCGGCGTTTCGACTCCGAAAACCCTGACGTCCTCGGCCCCGACATATTTCATGGACGAAAACGGCAATTACATCTATAATTTTATGCAGGATGAGGACGGCGGCAAACTCTGGGCCGCCGTTCAAAACACGGTCGAATCCGCCAAAAAAGCCGACGCAGATTATGTCGTTGCGCTGACGCATCTCGGTATCGACGAATCCGCCTCTCCCTATCTCTCAACCGAACTGATCACCCACACCACGGGAATTGACGCAGTGCTTGACGGACACTCGCACTCGGTAATCGAATGCGATCTCGTGAAAAATGCGGACGGCAAAGAAGTCGCGCTGTCCTCGACCGGAACCGAGCTGGAATATATCGGCGTTTTGACGGTCAAAACAGACGGCAGCATCGAGACTTCGCTTGCGGTGACCGAAGAAAAAGACGCCGGAATTACGGCGCTGATCGACAGCATCAAGCAGGAATCGGATGCCCTTCTCAACGCTGTTGCCGCACATCTTAATACGAATTTAGAGATCATCGATCCGACGACCGGTGTACGTGTCATCCGGACCGCCGAGACGAATCTCGGCGATCTGTGCGCCGACGCTTACCGCGCGGCGGGAGACGCAGACTTGGCTTTTGCGAACGGGGGCGGGATCCGCGCCGCTCTAAACGCGGGCGACGTGACCTACGGCGATATTCTCGCGGTTCAGCCGTTCGGGAATAAACTGTGCAAAATCATTGTGACCGGTCAGGAGATTCTGGACGCGCTTGAATACGGCGTCAGCAAAGTCCCGGCGGAATTCGGCGGTTTTCTACAGGTGTCCGGACTTACTTTTACCTACGATCCCAACGTCCCGTCAACCGTTATAACCGATGAAAACGGTATGTTTACCGGCATCTCCGGAGCGCGCCGCGTCGTCAGCGTGATGATCGGCGATGAGCAGCTTGACCCCGCAAAGGAATATACGCTCGTCGGCACCAACTATACCCTGAAAAGCTGCGGCGACGGCTATACGATGTTCGCCGACAACGAAATTCTGCTGGACGAGTTTATCGACGATTATACCGCTCTGACCGATTACATCAGCGGCGGCTGCGGCGGTAACGCCGCACAGTATGCCGAAGTTTACGGCGGAGACAGAATCATCGCAAAATAACCGCTCAATTATACCGACATAAAAGCATCAAAAAGTGCCCGCCGGAAGTTTGAAGTGACTCCAAAAAGTTAGACAAATATTTTAAATCAAGCAGCCGAGAGGGCTTGCAGTCTGTGAATCGCAGGAGGCAAGCCCTTTAGTTTTGCCTTGCTGCGGCGGTTGTTGTAGTAGTCCAGATACTCGATTAGCTCTGCTTTGAAGTGCTCCATTGACTCAAACTCCTGCAAATACAGCAGTTCGCTTTCGAGTATGCCGAAGAAGTTTTCAATTACGGCGTTGTCAAGACAGTTGCCCTTGCGGCTCAT
It includes:
- the thpR gene encoding RNA 2',3'-cyclic phosphodiesterase; amino-acid sequence: MRLFVAVHFSPEIKTVLLSAIEDLRRQSAGNFTRPENLHLTLVFIGESDRISEAKNALSAVQSAPFELTVGGAGKFGDLWWAGIDKNPALNTLAASVRAELTKRNFDIDPKPFRAHITLARELREKNIKLDVSPAAMTVSRISLMRSDRINGKLTYTEVFGKPLDGIG
- a CDS encoding bifunctional UDP-sugar hydrolase/5'-nucleotidase; this encodes MKKRIFSTLFCLLLLPLLFSGCSSGPELPNREIAVLFTNDVHCAVDDAIGYAGVAAYRSELESAGIETILVDVGDAIQGAPIGAFSKGENIISIMNALGYAAMVPGNHEFDYGVDNLVALSKEADFPFVSLNLVDSATGETVFEPYTVVEYAGVKIAFIGVSTPKTLTSSAPTYFMDENGNYIYNFMQDEDGGKLWAAVQNTVESAKKADADYVVALTHLGIDESASPYLSTELITHTTGIDAVLDGHSHSVIECDLVKNADGKEVALSSTGTELEYIGVLTVKTDGSIETSLAVTEEKDAGITALIDSIKQESDALLNAVAAHLNTNLEIIDPTTGVRVIRTAETNLGDLCADAYRAAGDADLAFANGGGIRAALNAGDVTYGDILAVQPFGNKLCKIIVTGQEILDALEYGVSKVPAEFGGFLQVSGLTFTYDPNVPSTVITDENGMFTGISGARRVVSVMIGDEQLDPAKEYTLVGTNYTLKSCGDGYTMFADNEILLDEFIDDYTALTDYISGGCGGNAAQYAEVYGGDRIIAK